One part of the Mesorhizobium sp. M4B.F.Ca.ET.058.02.1.1 genome encodes these proteins:
- a CDS encoding helix-turn-helix transcriptional regulator, with protein MLAERFTRLVGMPPMHYLAKWRMQIASELLSAGNSSVANIAAEIGYESEAAFSRAFKKAIGVPPSAWRLGVRPTPGSGSHEASEPEGEPAVAAN; from the coding sequence GTGCTCGCCGAACGCTTCACCAGGCTCGTCGGCATGCCGCCGATGCACTATCTCGCCAAATGGCGGATGCAGATCGCTTCGGAATTGCTCAGCGCCGGCAACAGCAGCGTCGCCAACATCGCGGCGGAGATCGGCTACGAATCCGAGGCAGCGTTCAGCCGCGCCTTCAAGAAGGCGATCGGCGTCCCGCCCTCGGCCTGGCGGCTTGGCGTTCGGCCTACGCCCGGTTCCGGAAGCCATGAGGCTTCCGAACCCGAAGGCGAACCGGCCGTGGCAGCGAACTAG
- a CDS encoding glutathione S-transferase family protein codes for MAEFTLFIGNKCFSSWSLRPWVAMRHLEIPFEESFVRLRTPETFANLAKVSPTGLVPVLNHNGRIVWETLAILEYLADLFPQKKLWPDDIGARALARSVATEMHSGFREVRYGWPMNLRRPKSHKPLDAEGDTQRARIEAIWRQCRAEHGVSGPFLFGHFTAADAMYAPIVTRFDTYGGELAPDIRAYVDAVLSTPAMRHWYTEAAKETWPEPGPHEQD; via the coding sequence ATGGCTGAATTCACGCTCTTCATCGGCAACAAATGCTTTTCCTCCTGGTCGCTCAGGCCATGGGTGGCGATGCGGCATCTGGAGATCCCGTTCGAGGAGAGTTTCGTGCGCCTGCGCACGCCCGAGACCTTTGCCAATCTCGCCAAAGTGTCGCCAACCGGTCTGGTGCCGGTCTTGAATCACAATGGCAGGATTGTCTGGGAAACCCTTGCCATCCTTGAATATCTTGCCGATCTCTTTCCGCAGAAAAAGCTCTGGCCGGACGACATCGGTGCCCGCGCGCTGGCACGCTCGGTGGCGACCGAGATGCATTCCGGTTTTCGCGAGGTCCGCTACGGTTGGCCGATGAACCTGCGTCGACCGAAGAGCCACAAGCCGCTCGACGCCGAGGGCGACACGCAACGGGCACGCATCGAGGCGATCTGGCGGCAATGCCGGGCTGAACATGGCGTGAGCGGCCCGTTCCTGTTCGGTCATTTCACCGCCGCGGATGCCATGTACGCGCCGATCGTCACCCGTTTCGACACCTATGGCGGCGAGCTGGCGCCGGATATCCGCGCCTATGTCGACGCCGTGCTTTCCACGCCTGCGATGCGGCACTGGTATACGGAGGCGGCTAAGGAGACGTGGCCGGAGCCAGGCCCTCACGAACAGGACTGA
- a CDS encoding SRPBCC domain-containing protein → MAGNERPRAIADVSAGTILATVTIAVPPERVFRAITAADQIPLWWGADNMYRTTKHTADVRPGGAWRSEGKGADGRDFHVQGEYLEVEPPHRLVMTWKAPWDGDNVTTVTYTLEAIGTGTWLTLRHEGFGPRHDSCRDHGQGWERVLGWLGAFLAGEAGVKAPGVFHCRLIPPRPDFAFTLTEEERALMGRHAEYLRDQLRQGTMLIAGPVADPAGPWGLCILRVGGEAEARAVTDADPVVLSGRGFRYEVLPMMSVIM, encoded by the coding sequence ATGGCGGGCAATGAGAGACCACGCGCAATAGCCGACGTTTCGGCGGGCACCATCCTGGCGACGGTGACGATCGCCGTGCCACCGGAGCGGGTGTTCCGCGCGATCACCGCCGCGGACCAGATCCCGCTCTGGTGGGGTGCCGACAACATGTACCGCACCACAAAGCACACTGCCGACGTTCGGCCGGGCGGCGCCTGGCGCTCCGAGGGCAAGGGCGCCGACGGCCGTGATTTCCACGTCCAGGGCGAATATCTCGAGGTCGAGCCGCCGCACCGCCTTGTGATGACCTGGAAGGCGCCATGGGACGGCGACAACGTGACGACCGTCACCTACACGCTGGAGGCGATCGGGACCGGGACCTGGCTCACCCTGCGCCACGAAGGTTTTGGCCCGCGTCACGACTCCTGCCGCGATCACGGCCAGGGCTGGGAGCGTGTGCTCGGCTGGCTCGGCGCTTTCCTCGCCGGCGAGGCCGGGGTCAAGGCGCCCGGCGTGTTCCATTGCCGGCTGATCCCGCCGCGCCCGGATTTCGCCTTCACCTTGACCGAGGAGGAGAGGGCGCTGATGGGTCGCCATGCTGAATACCTGCGCGATCAGCTTCGTCAGGGCACGATGCTGATCGCCGGTCCGGTCGCCGACCCGGCCGGGCCCTGGGGCCTCTGCATCCTGCGCGTCGGCGGCGAGGCCGAGGCACGAGCAGTGACTGACGCCGACCCGGTCGTGCTTTCGGGGCGCGGCTTCCGCTACGAGGTCCTGCCGATGATGAGCGTGATCATGTGA
- a CDS encoding cupin domain-containing protein codes for MKAGDPKGDGGWLGQFIKLAVSEVAEKRAGSETVLTKLSELMFVDVLRRYVESLPPQHTGWLAGLRDPHLGKALALIHDRPAHNWTVGR; via the coding sequence ATCAAAGCCGGGGACCCGAAGGGCGACGGCGGCTGGCTCGGCCAGTTCATAAAGCTGGCCGTGTCGGAGGTCGCGGAAAAGCGGGCCGGCAGCGAGACCGTCCTCACCAAGCTCAGCGAGCTGATGTTCGTCGATGTTCTGCGCCGCTATGTGGAATCGCTGCCGCCGCAGCACACGGGCTGGCTGGCCGGCCTGCGCGATCCGCACCTGGGCAAGGCGCTGGCGCTGATCCATGATCGACCGGCGCATAACTGGACGGTGGGGCGCTAG
- the groL gene encoding chaperonin GroEL (60 kDa chaperone family; promotes refolding of misfolded polypeptides especially under stressful conditions; forms two stacked rings of heptamers to form a barrel-shaped 14mer; ends can be capped by GroES; misfolded proteins enter the barrel where they are refolded when GroES binds), with translation MAAKDVKFSRDARERMLRGVNILADAVKVTLGPKGRNVVIDKSFGAPRITKDGVTVAKEIELEDKFENMGAQMVREVASKTNDIAGDGTTTATVLAQAIVQEGHKAVAAGMNPMDLKRGIDLAVTEVVVALGKAAKKIKTSEEVAQVGTISANGDESVGAMIAEAMQKVGNEGVITVEEAKTAETELEVVEGMQFDRGYLSPYFVTNADKMVADLEDAYILLHEKKLSNLQAMLPVLEAVVQTSKPLLIISEDVEGEALATLVVNKLRGGLKIAAVKAPGFGDRRKAMLEDIAILTGGQVISEDLGIKLENVGLNMLGRAKKVSISKENTTIVDGAGKKAEIQGRVAQIKQQIEETTSDYDKEKLQERLAKLAGGVAVIRVGGATEVEVKEKKDRVDDALNATRAAVEEGIVAGGGVALLRASGNLKATGANSDQAAGINIVRRALQAPARQIAANAGAEASIVAGKILDNKGATFGYNAQTGEYGDMIAMGIVDPVKVVRTALQDAASVAGLLVTTEAMIAEAPKKEAAGGMPGGMPGGGMGGMDF, from the coding sequence ATGGCTGCAAAAGACGTAAAATTCTCCCGTGATGCCCGCGAGCGCATGCTGCGCGGCGTCAACATCCTCGCCGACGCGGTGAAGGTGACGCTGGGCCCCAAGGGCCGCAACGTCGTCATCGACAAGTCGTTCGGCGCCCCGCGCATCACCAAGGACGGCGTCACCGTCGCCAAGGAGATCGAACTTGAGGACAAGTTCGAGAACATGGGCGCGCAGATGGTCCGCGAAGTCGCTTCGAAGACCAACGACATCGCCGGCGACGGCACCACGACCGCGACCGTTCTCGCCCAGGCGATCGTCCAGGAAGGCCACAAGGCGGTTGCCGCCGGCATGAACCCGATGGACCTGAAGCGCGGCATCGACCTCGCCGTGACCGAAGTCGTCGTCGCTCTCGGCAAGGCCGCCAAGAAGATCAAGACCTCCGAGGAAGTCGCTCAGGTCGGCACGATCTCGGCCAATGGCGACGAGTCGGTCGGCGCCATGATCGCGGAAGCGATGCAGAAGGTCGGCAACGAAGGCGTCATCACCGTCGAGGAAGCCAAGACCGCCGAGACCGAGCTGGAAGTCGTCGAAGGCATGCAGTTCGACCGCGGCTACCTGTCGCCCTACTTCGTCACCAACGCCGACAAGATGGTCGCCGATCTGGAAGACGCCTACATTCTCCTCCACGAGAAGAAGCTCTCCAACCTGCAGGCCATGCTGCCGGTGCTCGAGGCTGTCGTGCAGACCTCGAAGCCGCTGCTCATCATCTCGGAAGACGTCGAAGGCGAGGCGCTGGCCACGCTGGTCGTCAACAAGCTGCGCGGTGGCCTGAAGATCGCCGCCGTCAAGGCTCCGGGCTTCGGTGACCGCCGCAAGGCCATGCTGGAAGACATCGCCATCCTCACCGGTGGCCAGGTCATCTCGGAAGATCTCGGCATCAAGCTTGAGAATGTCGGCCTCAACATGCTCGGCCGCGCCAAGAAGGTGTCGATCTCCAAGGAGAACACCACCATCGTCGACGGCGCCGGCAAGAAGGCAGAGATCCAGGGCCGCGTCGCCCAGATCAAGCAGCAGATCGAGGAGACCACCTCGGACTACGACAAGGAGAAGCTGCAGGAGCGTCTGGCCAAGCTCGCAGGCGGCGTCGCGGTGATCCGCGTCGGCGGCGCGACCGAGGTCGAGGTCAAGGAAAAGAAGGACCGCGTTGATGACGCCCTGAACGCGACCCGTGCGGCCGTGGAAGAAGGCATCGTTGCCGGCGGCGGCGTGGCCCTGCTGCGCGCTTCTGGCAATCTCAAGGCTACCGGCGCCAACTCCGACCAGGCCGCCGGCATCAACATCGTGCGTCGCGCGCTGCAGGCTCCGGCCCGCCAGATCGCGGCCAACGCCGGTGCTGAAGCCTCGATCGTTGCCGGCAAGATCCTCGACAACAAGGGCGCCACCTTCGGCTACAACGCCCAGACCGGCGAGTATGGCGACATGATCGCCATGGGCATCGTCGACCCGGTCAAGGTCGTGCGCACCGCCCTGCAGGACGCGGCCTCGGTCGCTGGCCTGCTGGTCACCACCGAAGCCATGATCGCCGAAGCTCCGAAGAAGGAAGCTGCCGGCGGTATGCCGGGCGGTATGCCGGGCGGTGGCATGGGTGGCATGGACTTCTAA
- a CDS encoding LysE family translocator: MSIEFLLTTLIVVASPGTGVLYTLSAGLSRGARASIIAAFGCTLGIIPHMAAAITGLAAVLHTSAVAFETLKYLGVAYLLYMAWNTLKEGGGLSVDENLAPRSAGKVITSGILINILNPKLSIFFFAFLPQFVSTTEPNALSMMLELSGVFMLVTFIVFVGYGIFAASIRSHVVSRPKVLTWMRRAFAGAFVMLGAKLALTDR; this comes from the coding sequence TTGAGCATCGAATTCCTGTTGACGACGCTGATCGTCGTCGCCTCGCCGGGCACTGGCGTTCTCTACACGCTGAGCGCCGGCCTCTCGCGTGGCGCGCGCGCCTCGATCATCGCCGCCTTCGGCTGCACGCTGGGCATCATCCCGCATATGGCCGCCGCCATCACCGGCCTCGCCGCCGTGCTGCACACCAGCGCCGTCGCCTTCGAGACGCTGAAATATCTCGGCGTCGCCTATCTGCTTTACATGGCCTGGAACACACTGAAGGAGGGGGGCGGTCTCAGCGTCGACGAGAACCTCGCGCCGCGCTCGGCCGGCAAGGTGATCACGTCCGGCATCCTCATCAACATCCTCAACCCGAAGCTGTCGATCTTCTTCTTTGCCTTCCTGCCGCAATTCGTCAGCACCACCGAGCCGAACGCCTTGTCGATGATGCTGGAGCTCTCCGGCGTCTTCATGCTCGTCACCTTCATCGTCTTTGTCGGCTACGGCATCTTCGCCGCGTCGATCCGCAGCCATGTCGTGTCGCGGCCTAAGGTGCTGACCTGGATGCGCCGCGCCTTCGCCGGAGCCTTCGTCATGCTAGGCGCCAAGCTGGCGCTGACGGATCGCTAG
- a CDS encoding class I SAM-dependent methyltransferase has product MTEHWNAIRKHWQLLGSPLRPPAQVVEAYERELELAQSHVVMLGVTPELAGLGATMIAVDESADMIAGIWPGDTDMRKAVRGDWFDLPFPGASIDALIGDGCLSAIGDAEARRALFSAIASVLKADGRAGIRLYASPETPDDPKDVRALALGGGVSTFHELKWRVAMTAISGVPDYIIPVTRIFEQFEAIFPDRVELSARTGWDLPVIGTIDVYRNSSAIYSFAPADAVIGEAHAFFDNVGVVPTGTYGLAERCPLLALRSPRR; this is encoded by the coding sequence ATGACAGAGCACTGGAATGCAATTCGCAAACACTGGCAGTTGCTCGGCTCGCCGTTGCGGCCGCCGGCTCAGGTGGTCGAGGCCTATGAACGCGAGCTCGAGCTTGCGCAATCGCACGTCGTCATGCTCGGCGTGACACCGGAGCTCGCCGGACTTGGCGCCACAATGATTGCGGTCGACGAGTCCGCCGACATGATCGCCGGCATCTGGCCGGGCGACACCGATATGCGCAAGGCGGTGCGAGGCGACTGGTTCGACCTGCCGTTTCCCGGTGCGAGCATCGACGCGCTGATCGGCGATGGATGTCTCTCGGCGATCGGCGACGCCGAAGCAAGACGGGCGCTTTTTTCGGCGATCGCGAGCGTGCTCAAGGCCGACGGCCGCGCCGGCATAAGGCTTTACGCCTCTCCCGAAACCCCGGACGACCCGAAGGATGTCCGCGCCCTGGCGCTGGGCGGTGGCGTCTCGACCTTCCACGAGCTCAAATGGCGCGTGGCCATGACCGCAATCAGCGGCGTGCCCGACTACATCATACCGGTGACGAGAATCTTCGAACAATTTGAAGCGATTTTCCCCGATCGCGTGGAGCTTTCGGCGCGCACCGGATGGGACCTGCCGGTCATCGGCACCATCGACGTCTACCGCAACTCTTCGGCTATCTACAGCTTCGCCCCGGCTGACGCGGTGATTGGCGAGGCGCATGCGTTCTTCGACAATGTCGGCGTCGTTCCGACCGGCACCTACGGGCTCGCCGAACGTTGCCCGCTGCTGGCGCTGCGCTCGCCAAGGCGCTAA
- the groES gene encoding co-chaperone GroES codes for MAKSKFRPLHDRVVVRRVESESKTAGGIIIPDTAKEKPQEGEIIAVGSGARDEAGKLVPLDVKAGDRILFGKWSGTEVKLNGEDLLIMKESDIMGIIG; via the coding sequence ATGGCAAAGTCCAAGTTCCGCCCGCTTCATGACCGCGTGGTCGTTCGCCGGGTCGAATCCGAATCCAAGACCGCCGGCGGGATCATCATCCCGGATACGGCGAAGGAGAAGCCGCAGGAGGGCGAGATCATCGCCGTCGGCTCCGGCGCTCGCGACGAAGCCGGCAAGCTCGTGCCGCTCGACGTCAAGGCCGGCGACCGCATCCTGTTCGGCAAGTGGTCCGGCACCGAAGTCAAGCTCAATGGCGAAGACCTTCTGATCATGAAGGAATCCGACATCATGGGCATCATCGGCTGA
- a CDS encoding metalloregulator ArsR/SmtB family transcription factor — protein MPQADPDRSVFRAIADPTRRAILDRLRQGPAPVNELASAFSQSRPAISKHLRILRELNVVSEQKRGRERLYRLEPAELKDVADWIMPYRDFWQASLGNLKS, from the coding sequence ATGCCGCAGGCTGATCCCGACCGCTCCGTTTTCCGCGCCATCGCCGATCCGACGCGTCGCGCCATCCTCGACCGTTTGCGGCAGGGGCCGGCGCCCGTCAACGAACTGGCCTCTGCCTTCTCGCAGAGCCGGCCGGCGATCTCCAAGCATCTGCGCATCCTGCGCGAGCTCAACGTCGTCTCCGAGCAGAAGCGCGGCCGCGAGCGGCTCTATAGGCTGGAGCCGGCGGAACTGAAGGACGTCGCCGATTGGATCATGCCTTATCGCGACTTCTGGCAGGCGAGCCTCGGCAACCTGAAATCCTAA